The Xenorhabdus doucetiae genome has a window encoding:
- the tssF gene encoding type VI secretion system baseplate subunit TssF, with protein sequence MDSKLLEYYNRELVYLREMGKEFAERYPKIANRLGMHGIEVADPYVERLLEGFAFLTARIQLKMDAEFQHFSQHLLEMLYPNYLAPTPSMAITELQPDMSKGDISHGFLVPRGTIMLCQSLKNDGITLQYATTQDVVLQPLALKNVELGKIPANIPLVGLNLHQYGAVSALRIRLACKGKFFLHDLEFNKLTFFLSGPDIQSQKLLELIMEHSVGMVCHTLGETPQYLALPDISPYHEGFADDQALLPNDPRNFSGYRQLQEYFAFPARFQFFSLRGMQSLLKETKNETEFELILLLDKIDRSLESLIDTSYLALNCTPVINLFPKMTERVTVDESRNEYHLVVDNIRPLDYEIFSVQRLHGVDTQYKQERLFRPFWSTNSDDDGNYGAYFSLRRDPRILSEHAHHYGTRTSYIGTETFISIVDEHHSPWPDTLKYLSADVMCTNRDLPAMLRQQDINSFVMLDSIPISKIEFIKRPTIPRPALAEGSISWKLISQLQMNYMNFIDNDQEGTQALRQLLRLYADLAEPAVVRQINGIRHCSLKEVYRRVSVSGPIVFARGVSIKLEVNEQDFAGTSPWLLGSVLEKLFSRLVTMNSFTEMTLHSQQRGQIGFWPARMGNKKLI encoded by the coding sequence ATGGATAGCAAATTGCTGGAATATTATAACCGTGAGTTGGTTTACTTACGTGAAATGGGCAAAGAATTCGCGGAACGCTATCCCAAAATTGCCAATCGTTTAGGTATGCACGGCATCGAAGTCGCCGATCCCTATGTTGAACGTCTGCTAGAAGGATTTGCTTTCTTGACTGCCCGTATTCAGTTAAAAATGGATGCCGAATTTCAACATTTTTCCCAGCATTTACTGGAAATGCTCTATCCCAACTATCTGGCCCCCACTCCGTCAATGGCAATTACAGAGCTCCAGCCAGACATGAGCAAAGGCGATATCAGCCACGGCTTTCTGGTGCCACGCGGCACGATTATGCTCTGCCAATCGCTGAAAAACGATGGCATTACGTTGCAATACGCCACCACTCAGGATGTCGTTTTACAACCTCTCGCGCTGAAAAACGTTGAGCTTGGCAAGATCCCTGCCAACATTCCCCTTGTAGGATTAAATCTTCATCAATATGGTGCGGTCAGTGCATTGCGCATCCGTCTTGCCTGTAAGGGAAAGTTTTTCCTCCACGATTTGGAATTCAATAAACTGACTTTTTTTCTTTCAGGGCCGGATATTCAGTCCCAGAAGTTGCTGGAACTGATTATGGAGCATTCTGTCGGTATGGTATGCCACACGTTGGGTGAAACGCCGCAATATTTGGCATTACCGGATATTTCTCCATATCATGAAGGTTTTGCTGATGATCAGGCGCTATTACCCAATGATCCCCGTAATTTTAGTGGATATCGCCAACTCCAAGAATATTTTGCCTTTCCTGCACGTTTCCAGTTTTTCAGTCTTCGCGGTATGCAGTCTTTGCTTAAGGAAACCAAGAACGAAACGGAATTCGAGCTTATCCTGCTCTTGGATAAAATCGACAGAAGTTTGGAAAGCCTGATCGATACCTCCTATCTGGCATTGAACTGTACTCCGGTGATTAACTTATTTCCCAAAATGACTGAACGGGTCACGGTGGATGAAAGTCGCAACGAATATCATCTGGTCGTGGATAATATCCGCCCCCTGGATTACGAAATTTTTTCCGTGCAGCGCTTGCACGGTGTCGATACCCAATACAAACAAGAACGCCTGTTTCGCCCTTTTTGGTCAACCAACAGCGATGACGACGGTAATTACGGTGCTTATTTCTCATTGCGCCGGGACCCGCGCATTTTGTCTGAACATGCCCACCATTATGGCACCCGTACCAGCTATATCGGCACAGAAACCTTTATCTCAATTGTTGATGAACATCATTCCCCTTGGCCCGACACATTAAAGTATCTGAGTGCCGATGTGATGTGCACTAACCGAGATTTACCCGCCATGTTGCGCCAACAGGATATCAATAGCTTTGTTATGCTGGATTCCATCCCCATCAGTAAAATTGAGTTTATTAAAAGACCAACTATCCCTCGTCCTGCTCTGGCAGAAGGCTCAATCTCATGGAAGCTAATCAGCCAACTGCAAATGAATTACATGAATTTTATCGATAACGATCAAGAAGGAACCCAGGCACTGCGACAATTATTGCGTCTCTATGCCGATCTTGCTGAACCCGCCGTAGTGCGTCAAATCAACGGGATACGCCACTGCTCATTAAAAGAAGTCTATCGCAGAGTATCCGTATCTGGGCCTATCGTCTTTGCCCGTGGTGTCAGCATTAAACTTGAAGTCAATGAGCAAGACTTTGCCGGCACCAGCCCGTGGCTTTTAGGCAGTGTGCTGGAAAAATTATTCTCACGTCTGGTCACCATGAATTCTTTTACGGAAATGACACTACACAGTCAGCAACGTGGGCAGATTGGCTTCTGGCCTGCCCGCATGGGCAACAAGAAATTGATATAA
- a CDS encoding type VI secretion system baseplate subunit TssE encodes MKDNITLLHGGYHSRKPPARITARDRMQSSLLDRLTDNEPDKNKETVSSYLLSHRTFRQNVLRDLQWLLNSINKEPDQNLVSFPEIQHSTYNFGIAPLAGKNMSDVEWHDIQDKIVKAIHIFEPRIIPNELQVNCISNINSLAMYNILSIEIKGFLWCIPWPIEFLFRSDIDLEHGYFNMKEAG; translated from the coding sequence ATGAAAGACAATATCACTTTATTACATGGTGGTTATCATTCTCGCAAGCCCCCTGCGCGTATAACTGCCAGAGACAGAATGCAGTCTTCTTTGCTTGACAGGCTTACTGATAATGAACCGGACAAGAACAAAGAAACCGTTAGCAGCTATTTATTATCACACAGAACCTTTCGACAAAATGTATTACGGGATTTACAGTGGTTACTGAACAGCATCAATAAAGAACCGGATCAAAATCTGGTGTCTTTCCCTGAAATACAACACTCTACTTATAACTTTGGTATCGCACCCTTAGCGGGTAAAAATATGTCCGATGTCGAATGGCATGATATCCAAGATAAAATCGTTAAAGCGATTCATATTTTTGAACCACGCATTATTCCCAATGAATTGCAAGTCAATTGCATTTCCAATATCAATTCATTGGCTATGTACAATATATTGTCTATCGAAATAAAAGGGTTTTTGTGGTGTATTCCCTGGCCAATAGAGTTCCTGTTCCGCAGTGATATCGATTTAGAGCACGGTTATTTCAACATGAAAGAAGCGGGATAA
- the tagH gene encoding type VI secretion system-associated FHA domain protein TagH yields MRFTIVKNIGTNQPQQLSYDFIPPGGTIGRGPDNHWVLPDEGQAIARLQAIVSISTDGECRMTNRGAASEILLNAIPMAPDRQIEVRDGDILNIGDYQIQLIDINPININPININQSAGKPPLATTRVLDEVWDFSELNDNNPLIKQQQQERNPINPLEHMEAMIELDSLQFRATDPVTMFNADTDFRQENIFNDSTPSALLQQGKQGNNRNEKQETDPLILFSDKPMRGVKNDPTLNLMLNSAEPLVALDDTIISSHNNNDHRTAERLNIDPIAYSPNPPPSDDAKNRIKLEGKLLAALLDGMGLSHIQSPQFDEDTMYKLGKLLSQLSQGIIALNASRTRLKEETDTGVTQILADGNNPFKLLPSGQAVLVQMFGDHMPGFMSPEQATRDILVELQAHQLGMIAGLRSMTKDILHPVDPVVIEQKARKTGNLPRLSLSSTYKASLWDYFTQYYRKIMIKIEQDDPLFGENFQQSYEAEIIRYKDSQNQSKNKK; encoded by the coding sequence ATGCGATTCACCATTGTTAAAAATATCGGTACAAACCAGCCGCAACAACTGAGTTATGATTTTATCCCCCCCGGTGGCACCATTGGCCGCGGCCCAGATAATCACTGGGTTTTGCCCGATGAAGGGCAAGCCATAGCGCGTTTACAGGCGATTGTATCGATTTCTACCGATGGCGAATGCCGTATGACCAATCGGGGAGCAGCCTCTGAGATTTTATTAAATGCTATTCCTATGGCTCCCGATCGCCAAATAGAAGTCCGTGACGGTGATATATTGAATATCGGCGATTATCAAATTCAACTTATTGATATTAATCCCATTAATATCAACCCCATTAATATCAATCAAAGTGCGGGTAAGCCACCGCTGGCAACAACTCGCGTTCTGGATGAGGTTTGGGACTTTTCGGAATTAAATGACAATAATCCGCTGATAAAACAGCAACAGCAAGAACGCAATCCAATAAACCCCCTCGAACACATGGAGGCAATGATTGAGCTGGATTCTCTGCAATTTCGGGCCACTGATCCGGTGACCATGTTTAATGCAGATACTGATTTCCGGCAAGAAAATATTTTCAATGACAGTACGCCCAGTGCCTTATTGCAGCAAGGCAAACAGGGTAATAATCGGAATGAGAAGCAGGAAACTGATCCCCTGATTTTATTCTCCGATAAGCCTATGCGGGGAGTTAAAAATGATCCCACCCTTAACTTGATGCTAAATAGTGCTGAACCGCTGGTCGCTCTGGATGATACGATTATCTCCAGTCATAATAATAATGACCACCGCACCGCCGAACGTCTGAATATCGACCCGATTGCGTATTCCCCTAATCCTCCCCCATCAGATGACGCTAAAAATAGGATTAAATTAGAGGGGAAACTGTTGGCAGCTTTACTGGACGGTATGGGGCTAAGTCATATTCAAAGCCCACAATTTGATGAAGATACAATGTATAAACTGGGAAAATTACTCAGCCAGTTATCACAAGGCATTATCGCGCTCAATGCTTCCCGCACCCGGTTAAAAGAGGAGACTGATACGGGAGTGACCCAGATTCTGGCGGATGGCAACAATCCATTTAAACTCCTTCCCTCTGGTCAGGCTGTGCTGGTTCAAATGTTTGGCGACCATATGCCCGGATTTATGTCACCAGAACAGGCAACACGCGATATTTTAGTCGAGTTACAGGCACATCAATTAGGTATGATTGCCGGATTACGCTCTATGACAAAAGATATTTTACATCCCGTTGATCCTGTTGTTATTGAGCAAAAAGCACGGAAAACAGGTAATCTCCCTCGGTTGTCATTATCATCAACCTATAAAGCCTCTTTATGGGATTACTTCACCCAATATTATCGGAAAATCATGATAAAAATTGAGCAAGATGACCCCCTGTTTGGTGAAAATTTTCAGCAATCTTATGAAGCAGAAATTATTCGATATAAAGATTCGCAAAATCAATCAAAAAATAAAAAATAA
- a CDS encoding Hcp family type VI secretion system effector, with the protein MSNVAPMMYNILSFVNFDGIKGESQTDKYIGWIGVQYISRAIVNPANSSTDVGSWGSGKGVLSHFMLHLNYDKAITALEKYAVTGKHIQKTEIHSLRFVGDSAPSLWTKYILTNTYISEIGSGQPSDNIMTVGLRTKKIQFSYTPTDYEGKKQAEVSWTWDLEKNTAE; encoded by the coding sequence ATGTCTAATGTCGCTCCTATGATGTATAACATTCTTTCTTTCGTCAACTTCGATGGAATTAAAGGTGAATCGCAAACTGATAAATATATAGGTTGGATTGGCGTCCAATATATTAGCCGTGCCATAGTTAATCCTGCTAATAGTTCAACCGACGTTGGGAGCTGGGGTTCAGGTAAAGGTGTTTTAAGTCATTTCATGCTTCATCTTAATTATGATAAAGCGATAACCGCTTTAGAAAAATATGCTGTCACGGGTAAACATATTCAGAAAACAGAAATTCATTCACTTCGCTTCGTTGGGGATAGTGCCCCTTCGTTATGGACTAAATATATACTGACCAATACTTATATTTCTGAAATTGGTAGTGGGCAACCTTCTGATAATATCATGACAGTTGGCCTAAGAACGAAAAAAATTCAGTTCAGCTACACACCAACAGATTATGAAGGTAAAAAACAGGCTGAAGTTAGCTGGACCTGGGATCTTGAAAAGAACACCGCCGAATAA
- the tssC gene encoding type VI secretion system contractile sheath large subunit, translating to MSTTEQDTEFQQEQAPKEYTPDELGILLNKEFRPQNDQARSAVESAVTTLAQQALENTVTISSDTYRTIQALITEIDKKLSQQINHILHHDEFQTLEGAWRGLHYLVNNTETDEMLKIRAMCISKKELSSTLKRFKGVSWDQSPIFKKIYEAEYGQFGGEPFGCLIGDYYFDHTAPDVELLREMAQISAAAHCPFISGAAPSVMQMESWQELSNPRDLTKIFQNTEYAPWHSLRESEDVRYLGLTLPRFLSRLPYGNKTNPVDDFNFEEETEGPTHSNYTWANAAYAMAVNINRSFKLYGWCTSIRGVESGGIVENLPCYTFPSDDGGVDMKCPTEIAISDRREAELAKNGFIPLLHRKNTDMAAFIGAQSLQKPAEYYDPDATANANLSARLPYLFACCRFAHYLKCIVRDKIGTFQERNDMESWLNNWIINYVDGDPANSSPGTKARKPLAAAEVQVEEIPGNPGYYHAKFFLRPHYQLEGLTVSLRLVSRLPSLKSA from the coding sequence ATGAGCACGACTGAACAAGACACTGAATTTCAGCAAGAACAGGCTCCGAAAGAGTATACGCCTGATGAACTGGGTATATTGCTGAATAAAGAATTCCGTCCGCAAAACGACCAGGCACGCAGCGCGGTTGAAAGCGCAGTGACCACACTGGCACAACAAGCACTGGAAAATACAGTGACGATCTCCAGTGATACCTACCGCACCATTCAAGCCCTGATTACCGAAATCGATAAAAAACTGTCACAGCAAATTAATCACATTCTGCATCATGATGAATTCCAAACGCTGGAAGGGGCCTGGCGTGGTTTGCACTATCTGGTCAATAACACCGAAACGGATGAAATGTTAAAAATCCGTGCAATGTGTATTTCCAAAAAAGAGTTAAGCAGTACGCTGAAACGCTTCAAAGGTGTCAGTTGGGATCAAAGCCCGATCTTTAAAAAGATCTATGAAGCGGAATATGGTCAGTTTGGTGGTGAACCTTTTGGCTGCCTTATCGGCGATTATTATTTCGATCACACCGCACCCGATGTTGAACTTTTGCGTGAGATGGCCCAAATTAGCGCCGCAGCACATTGCCCCTTTATTTCAGGGGCGGCGCCGAGTGTAATGCAAATGGAATCCTGGCAAGAGCTATCTAATCCACGGGATCTGACTAAAATCTTCCAGAATACGGAATACGCCCCTTGGCATAGTTTGCGCGAATCAGAAGATGTTCGTTACCTGGGATTGACGTTACCCCGTTTTCTCTCACGCCTGCCCTATGGTAATAAAACCAATCCTGTTGATGATTTTAATTTTGAGGAGGAGACCGAAGGCCCAACCCACAGTAACTATACCTGGGCCAATGCTGCTTATGCTATGGCGGTTAACATCAACCGTTCATTTAAATTGTATGGCTGGTGTACGTCTATCCGTGGCGTAGAATCCGGCGGGATTGTGGAAAACTTGCCTTGCTACACGTTTCCCTCTGATGATGGCGGCGTGGACATGAAATGCCCCACCGAAATCGCCATTAGCGATCGCCGTGAGGCAGAATTGGCAAAAAATGGGTTTATTCCGTTATTGCATCGCAAAAACACCGATATGGCCGCCTTTATTGGCGCACAATCCCTGCAAAAACCGGCTGAATATTATGACCCCGACGCCACCGCTAACGCGAATCTTTCCGCTCGTTTACCCTATTTATTTGCCTGCTGTCGTTTTGCCCACTATTTAAAATGTATTGTGCGCGACAAAATCGGGACATTTCAGGAGCGCAATGACATGGAAAGCTGGCTCAATAACTGGATAATAAATTATGTTGACGGTGATCCCGCAAACTCTTCTCCAGGAACCAAAGCACGGAAACCGTTGGCAGCCGCAGAGGTTCAGGTAGAAGAAATTCCAGGTAATCCAGGATATTATCACGCTAAATTCTTCCTGCGTCCTCATTATCAATTAGAAGGATTAACCGTTTCTTTACGTCTAGTATCAAGATTGCCTTCATTAAAAAGCGCTTAA
- the tssB gene encoding type VI secretion system contractile sheath small subunit: protein MKSSGQKFIARNRPPRVQIEYDVELYGSEQQIQLPFVMGVISDLAGKPLEALPEVSERKFMEIDIDNFDERMKSIQPRVAFQVDNTLTHDGKLNIELIFERMEDFQPDAIAKKVDPLAKLLEARTQLANLLSYMDGKSGAEQLIADILQNPALLKSLAEAPKPTDSAANTENANTEEAENKE from the coding sequence ATGAAATCCAGTGGACAAAAGTTTATTGCTCGAAATCGTCCCCCACGTGTACAAATTGAATATGACGTCGAACTTTACGGTTCAGAGCAGCAAATTCAATTACCGTTTGTGATGGGAGTGATAAGCGACTTAGCAGGAAAACCCTTGGAGGCTTTACCTGAAGTGAGTGAGCGAAAATTCATGGAAATCGATATTGATAACTTTGATGAGCGCATGAAATCAATCCAACCTCGTGTTGCTTTTCAGGTGGACAATACGTTAACCCATGACGGAAAACTGAATATCGAATTAATTTTTGAAAGAATGGAAGATTTTCAGCCTGATGCGATTGCTAAAAAAGTAGATCCCTTGGCTAAGTTACTGGAAGCGCGAACTCAACTGGCAAACTTATTATCTTATATGGATGGTAAAAGCGGCGCAGAACAATTGATCGCCGATATCCTGCAAAATCCTGCCCTGCTGAAATCACTGGCCGAAGCACCAAAACCTACCGACAGTGCCGCTAATACCGAAAATGCCAACACCGAAGAAGCTGAAAATAAGGAGTAA
- the tssA gene encoding type VI secretion system protein TssA: MNIDALLEPVSLESPCGGDLEYDPEFMALEQSLYGRTEQQFGDVTIPAEPPDWIQAEKQAISLLSRTKDLRIIMALTQSWLETRGLCGYADGLNLLQQTLERYWQEVWPKLEFEGEYDPLFRLNILAAIEDDSPLTFEVQRSILLKSISKELSLQEVASLLDGTMSEINGYTGGRSRLQEELKQQANSPEILAVINIQDHLIAILDIIRRELSESYAPEFSRLLKQLNKVIEFCPIPPKTRGTAKEPDHQNIFASTLYAQQKAAEQKALASTHSTNQVVDDWHGIEASNRDEARILLEKAKNYFLIYEPSHPAPLMIARIQRLIDRDFIEIVYDLAPDGLNQLEIIFGRPDNFDAN, translated from the coding sequence ATGAACATTGACGCCTTACTCGAACCCGTCAGTCTCGAATCTCCTTGCGGAGGGGATCTGGAATATGACCCTGAATTTATGGCACTGGAGCAATCCCTGTACGGAAGAACAGAACAGCAGTTTGGTGATGTCACCATTCCCGCAGAGCCTCCTGATTGGATACAAGCAGAAAAACAGGCCATTAGCCTGTTAAGCCGTACCAAAGATCTACGCATTATCATGGCGCTAACACAATCATGGCTGGAAACACGGGGATTATGTGGCTATGCCGATGGCTTGAATTTGCTTCAGCAGACATTAGAGCGTTATTGGCAAGAAGTTTGGCCGAAATTGGAGTTTGAGGGAGAATATGACCCCTTATTTCGTCTCAACATACTTGCCGCGATCGAGGACGATTCTCCTCTCACCTTCGAAGTGCAACGTTCCATTCTACTGAAAAGTATTTCAAAAGAATTATCGTTGCAGGAAGTTGCTTCATTGCTCGACGGCACAATGAGTGAAATTAATGGCTATACCGGTGGGCGCTCCCGATTACAGGAGGAATTGAAACAACAGGCTAATAGCCCTGAAATTTTGGCAGTGATCAATATTCAAGATCACCTGATTGCAATACTCGACATTATTCGCCGGGAATTATCAGAAAGCTATGCTCCGGAATTCTCCCGGCTATTAAAACAATTAAATAAAGTGATTGAATTTTGTCCCATACCCCCGAAAACCAGAGGGACGGCTAAGGAGCCAGATCACCAAAATATTTTTGCATCAACTTTATATGCACAACAGAAAGCAGCGGAACAAAAAGCGCTGGCCTCAACACATTCAACAAATCAGGTCGTTGATGATTGGCATGGAATTGAAGCCAGTAATCGTGATGAAGCACGCATATTATTAGAAAAGGCTAAAAACTATTTTCTCATTTATGAACCCAGTCATCCCGCTCCGCTCATGATCGCTCGCATTCAACGGTTAATTGATCGTGACTTTATTGAGATTGTTTATGATCTTGCCCCAGATGGATTAAATCAACTCGAAATCATTTTTGGTCGTCCAGATAATTTTGATGCGAATTAA